In Pyrus communis chromosome 1, drPyrComm1.1, whole genome shotgun sequence, the following are encoded in one genomic region:
- the LOC137739393 gene encoding 3-oxo-Delta(4,5)-steroid 5-beta-reductase-like → MGWWWSGAVAATKKKSEAADTSEPQSVGLVIGVTGIVGNSLAEILPLHDTPGGPWKVYGVARRPRPNWSADHPVDYIQCDISDPEDVQTKLSGLTDVTHIFYVTWTSRATELENCEANGAMFRNVLSVVIPAAPNLRHISLQTGTKHYIGPFECIGKIPAHDPPFTEDLPRLDVPNFYYTLEDILFEEVEKKPGLTWSVHRPYNIFGFSPHSLMNIIGTLCVYAAICKKEGRPLKFPGTKAAWECYAMASDADLIAEQHIWAAVDPNAQNEAFNINNGDVFKWKQFWKGLAEQFGIEEYGFDEEGERRSLVEEMKGKEGVWEEIVRENELQPTKLEEVGVWWFADYVLGGEAVLDSMNKSKEHGFLGFRNSYKSFVSWIEKMKAYKIVP, encoded by the exons ATGGGCTGGTGGTGGTCTGGAGCTGTTGCTGCTACTAAG AAAAAGTCGGAAGCAGCCGACACGTCAGAACCCCAAAGCGTGGGGCTAGTAATCGGCGTCACGGGCATAGTGGGCAACAGCCTAGCCGAGATCCTCCCGCTCCACGACACCCCCGGCGGTCCATGGAAGGTGTACGGCGTCGCGCGCCGCCCGCGCCCCAATTGGAGCGCGGACCACCCCGTCGACTACATCCAGTGCGACATCTCCGACCCCGAAGACGTCCAGACCAAGCTCTCCGGACTAACTGACGTCACCCACATCTTCTACGTGACGTGGACTAGCAGAGCCACCGAACTCGAAAACTGCGAGGCAAACGGCGCCATGTTCCGCAACGTCCTCAGTGTCGTTATCCCAGCGGCTCCCAATCTTCGCCACATCAGCCTCCAAACGGGGACCAAACACTACATCGGACCGTTTGAGTGCATCGGCAAGATCCCGGCCCACGATCCGCCTTTCACGGAGGATCTGCCGCGGCTCGACGTGCCCAATTTTTACTACACGCTTGAGGACATATTGTTCGAGGAGGTCGAGAAAAAACCGGGCCTGACGTGGTCGGTCCACCGTCCGTACAACATTTTCGGGTTTTCTCCTCACAGCTTGATGAACATAATCGGGACGCTTTGCGTTTACGCGGCGATTTGTAAAAAAGAAGGTCGGCCGTTGAAATTCCCGGGAACAAAGGCGGCGTGGGAGTGTTACGCGATGGCCTCGGATGCAGATTTAATAGCGGAGCAGCATATATGGGCGGCGGTGGACCCGAATGCCCAAAACGAGGCGTTTAATATCAACAATGGGGATGTGTTTAAGTGGAAGCAGTTTTGGAAGGGTTTGGCGGAGCAGTTTGGGATTGAGGAGTACGGGTTTGACGAGGAGGGAGAGCGGCGGAGCTTGGTGGAGGAAATGAAGGGAAAGGAGGGGGTGTGGGAGGAGATAGTGAGGGAGAATGAGCTGCAGCCGACGAAGCTGGAGGAGGTGGGGGTGTGGTGGTTTGCCGACTATGTGTTGGGTGGGGAGGCGGTGTTGGATAGTATGAATAAGAGCAAGGAGCATgggtttttagggtttaggaattCGTACAAGTCGTTTGTTTCTTGGATTGAGAAGATGAAAGCTTACAAGATTGTGCCATGA
- the LOC137714048 gene encoding uncharacterized protein has product MKEPNSFKRRARISACFKELPHREDQGNVLVLSSLWNVAMAHPKDPEFPSLGIFECMVRFIHKGINNKSNAWLQRDQNIYIPYYAAHVIGSYTMNKAKFAEKAVASGVIPPLLELLRGKMSWVEQRVAVRALGHLASYESTFEAMAEYEEEVVRLAIKLASTCLDAVYVSFVGVKDGRKRQKYHCDLLTRGVGGFEMENRKAEEWASQLQCWSLYILNCFACEERSLNLICNGAFLKQLCGMWGGLANHSSPAGVGLVRILCYGKYGRKKIAESREVIESLCNLSRSSDDWQYRGIDCLLLLLKDPNTRYKVINMAASFLIDLVELKSLGDRSNVGEAITKALLLNKLNKNRRIEKCLEEVWNLKVERRRKERVLSQEKIEESRVLVDLMKQEANHMVCMGEIEGAIIKYSEALEMCPLGLRKDRMVLYSNRAQCQLLIGKADAAIRDSTRALCLSSPVNSHSKSLWRRSQAYDMKGLAKESMMDCLMFINGCIKSGSRKRVKIPYYAARMISKQMDATWLFATARSKVATSDDQDFQAMKEVQVSEGRVNLYESGNDKQDYHDEMRRIMMEKKGLSTILEEPLIQPKEESRRKMEGKKKM; this is encoded by the exons ATGAAAGAGCCAAACTCCTTCAAGAGAAGAGCTCGAATATCAGCCTGTTTCAAGGAACTACCTCACAGGGAAGACCAAGGAAATGTTCTAGTGCTGAGCAGCCTATGGAATGTTGCTATGGCTCACCCTAAAGACCCAGAGTTCCCATCCCTTGGAATCTTTGAGTGCATGGTACGGTTTATCCACAAAGGCATCAACAACAAGAGTAATGCTTGGCTTCAGAGGGACCAAAACATCTACATCCCTTACTATGCAGCTCATGTCATTGGTTCTTACACCATGAACAAGGCTAAGTTCGCTGAAAAGGCAGTGGCATCAGGCGTGATTCCACCGCTTTTGGAGCTTCTCAGAGGGAAGATGAGTTGGGTCGAGCAAAGAGTTGCGGTTCGAGCGCTAGGTCACCTTGCAAGCTACGAGAGTACATTTGAAGCCATGGCGGAGTACGAAGAAGAGGTGGTGAGATTAGCCATAAAATTAGCCTCTACATGTCTTGATGCGGTATATGTTAGTTTTGTGGGGGTGAAAGATGGGAGAAAAAGACAGAAATACCATTGTGATTTGCTCACAAGAGGTGTTGGGGGATTTGAAATGGAGAACCGCAAGGCAGAAGAATGGGCTAGTCAGCTTCAGTGTTGGTCTCTCTATATCTTAAATTGTTTTGCTTGCGAAGAGAGGTCTTTGAATCTCATTTGCAATGGGGCTTTTTTGAAACAATTGTGTGGAATGTGGGGTGGATTAGCCAATCACTCTTCACCAGCTGGCGTTGGACTTGTTAGGATTTTGTGCTATGGTAaatatggaagaaaaaaaattgctgAATCAAGGGAAGTTATTGAGAGCCTGTGTAATCTCTCAAGGTCTTCAGATGATTGGCAGTACAGGGGGATCGACTGCCTCTTGTTGCTTCTCAAAGACCCGAATACGAGGTACAAAGTTATTAATATGGCCGCCTCATTTCTTATCGATTTGGTTGAACTCAAAAGCCTTGGAGATAGATCAAACGTAGGTGAAGCAATCACAAAAGCACTTCTTCTAAACAAGTTGAACAAGAACAGAAGAATTGAAAAATGTTTGGAAGAGGTTTGGAATTTGAAGGTAGAGAGGAGAAGGAAGGAGAGAGTCTTGTCTCAAGAAAAAATTGAGGAAAGTAGGGTTTTGGTGGATTTAATGAAACAAGAAGCAAATCATATGGTTTGTATGGGAGAAATAGAGGGAGCTATAATTAAGTATTCTGAAGCATTAGAAATGTGCCCATTAGGGTTGAGAAAAGATAGAATGGTGCTTTATAGCAATAGAGCACAGTGTCAGTTGCTTATTGGAAAAGCAGATGCCGCCATTAGAGACTCGACAAGAGCTCTCTGCTTGTCGAGTCCGGTGAATTCTCACAGCAAAAGTCTTTGGAGAAGATCACAGGCTTATGACATGAAAGGATTGGCCAAAGAAAGCATGATGGACTGTTTGATGTTCATCAATGGCTGCATCAAGTCTGGGAGCAGAAAACGGGTGAAGATTCCATACTATGCCGCACGTATGATCAGCAAACAGATGGACGCCACTTGGCTCTTCGCCACTGCCAGGTCAAAAGTGGCAACAAGTGATGATCAAGACTTTCAAGCGATGAAAGAAGTACAAGTGTCGGAAGGTAGGGTTAACTTATACGAGAGTGGCAACGACAAGCAAGATTACCATGATGAAATGAGGAGAATTATGATGGAGAAGAAAG GTCTGTCCACCATTTTAGAAGAACCTTTAATTCAACCAAAGGAAGAGAGTAGGAGAAAGATGgaagggaagaaaaagatgTAA
- the LOC137735909 gene encoding uncharacterized protein: MERKQGFFSALKEEVTRGLSPGRSRAKSPARSGSPMSGLLRRRRNHHVAQPEPLMILRSGNLRPAEALSPLKEGPDGTDGGDSRMEGKWGHWMKGQLCRTPSVSCSTYKRSDLRLLLGVLGAPLAPVHVSTTEPLPHLSIKDTPIETSSAQYILQQFTAASGGQKLQNSIHNAYAMGKVRMIASEFETANRVVRNKNSSKAAESGGFVLWQMHPDMWYVELALGGSKVHAGCNGKLVWRHTPWLGAHAAKGPVRPLRRALQGLDPRTTASMFTSSRCIGEKKINGEDCFILKLSADPLTLKARSEGPAEIIRHVLFGYFSQKTGLLVHLEDSHLTRIQNNGGDAVYWETTINSFLDDYKPVEGIMIAHSGRSVVTLFRFGETAMSHTKTRMEEAWTVEEVAFNVPGLSMDCFIPPAELRFATMSEACELPQGQTVNNTAGAAAYRAKVASFEKSHGGNASNLMWKMDV, translated from the exons ATGGAGAGAAAGCAGGGTTTTTTTTCGGCTTTGAAGGAGGAGGTGACGAGGGGGCTGTCGCCGGGGAGGTCGAGGGCGAAAAGTCCGGCCAGGAGTGGGTCCCCAATGTCGGGGCTGCTCAGGCGGCGGAGGAATCATCACGTGGCGCAGCCGGAGCCGTTGATGATTCTGAGATCCGGGAACTTGAGGCCCGCCGAGGCGCTGTCGCCGCTGAAGGAAGGGCCGGATGGGACGGACGGTGGAGATTCGAGGATGGAGGGGAAGTGGGGCCACTGGATGAAGGGGCAGCTGTGCAGGACGCCTTCGGTTTCGTGCTCCACCTACAAAAGGTCGGATCTGCGGCTGTTGCTTGGGGTTCTGGGTGCGCCGCTCGCCCCGGTGCACGTTAGCACCACTGAGCCTCTGCCTCACCTTAGCATCAAAGACACACCCATT GAGACTTCATCTGCTCAGTATATATTGCAGCAGTTTACAGCAGCATCAGGAGGGCAGAAGCTTCAGAACTCAATCCACAATGCTTATGCTATGGGAAAGGTGAGAATGATCGCCTCGGAGTTTGAAACGGCCAACAGGGTTGTACGGAACAAGAATTCCTCCAAAGCAGCAGAGTCGGGTGGTTTTGTCCTGTGGCAGATGCATCCAGACATGTGGTATGTGGAGCTTGCACTTGGCGGCAGCAAGGTTCATGCTGGTTGCAATGGAAAGCTTGTGTGGAGGCACACGCCTTGGCTTGGTGCACATGCTGCAAAAGGGCCTGTCAGACCCTTGCGACGGGCACTTCAG GGGCTTGACCCACGAACCACTGCTAGTATGTTTACCAGCTCAAGATGCATTGGTGAAAAGAAGATAAATGGCGAGGATTGTTTCATCCTCAAGCTTTCTGCAGATCCTTTGACGCTGAAAGCCAGGAGCGAAGGGCCTGCGGAGATCATTAGGCATGTTTTATTTGGCTACTTCAGCCAGAAAACAGGGCTCCTTGTACACTTGGAAGATTCCCATTTGACCCGCATTCAGAACAATGGAGGTGATGCTGTTTACTGGGAGACCACAATCAACTCATTCCTCGATGATTACAAGCCTGTTGAGGGGATTATGATCGCTCACTCGGGACGTTCAGTAGTAACCCTATTCAGGTTTGGAGAAACTGCAATGAGCCACACCAAGACGAGGATGGAAGAAGCTTGGACAGTTGAGGAAGTGGCATTCAATGTCCCTGGCTTGTCAATGGACTGTTTCATCCCTCCTGCTGAGCTAAGATTTGCTACTATGAGTGAAGCCTGTGAGCTCCCTCAGGGTCAGACTGTAAATAACACTGCGGGAGCAGCTGCATATCGGGCGAAAGTTGCATCATTCGAGAAGTCTCATGGAGGCAATGCAAGTAATCTTATGTGGAAGATGGATGTTTGA